The following proteins come from a genomic window of Aquimarina sp. MAR_2010_214:
- a CDS encoding acyl carrier protein has product MSDIASRVKAIIVDKLGVDENEVVNEASFTNDLGADSLDTVELIMEFEKEFDIQIPDDQAENIATVGQAISYIEDAK; this is encoded by the coding sequence ATGTCAGACATTGCATCAAGAGTAAAAGCGATAATCGTTGACAAATTAGGAGTAGACGAAAACGAAGTTGTAAATGAAGCTAGTTTCACAAACGATTTAGGCGCTGATTCATTAGACACTGTAGAATTGATTATGGAATTCGAAAAAGAATTCGATATTCAGATTCCAGATGATCAAGCTGAAAACATTGCAACAGTAGGTCAAGCAATATCTTATATTGAAGACGCAAAGTAA
- the fabF gene encoding beta-ketoacyl-ACP synthase II: protein MNLKRVVVTGLGALTPIGNNIDEYWDGLVNGKSGCAPITYFDTENFKTKFACEVKNYSPTDYFDRKEARKLDKFAQYAIVSSEEAIKDAAIDLEKVDKFRVGVIWGAGIGGIETFQEEVIGYANGNGTPRFNPFFIPKMIADIAPGHISIRNGFMGPNYTTVSACASSANAMIDALNYIRLGHCDIIITGGSEAAVTIAGMGGFNAMHALSTRNESPETASRPFDATRDGFVLGEGSGALILEEYEHAKARGAKIYAEVVGGGMSSDAYHMTAPHPDGIGVERVMLNCLRDAGVSPEQVDAINTHGTSTPLGDVAELKAITKVFGDHAPNININSTKSMTGHLLGAAGAIEAISSILAMQKGIVPPTINHTTVDENIDSSLNLTLNKAQKREITYAMSNTFGFGGHNACVLFKKLNE, encoded by the coding sequence ATGAATCTTAAGCGAGTTGTAGTCACAGGACTAGGTGCATTGACACCTATAGGTAACAATATTGATGAATATTGGGATGGATTAGTAAATGGAAAAAGTGGTTGCGCTCCCATTACCTATTTTGATACCGAAAATTTCAAGACTAAATTTGCTTGCGAAGTCAAAAATTATTCTCCCACAGACTATTTTGATAGAAAAGAAGCACGAAAACTTGATAAATTTGCGCAGTATGCTATTGTATCTTCTGAAGAAGCTATAAAAGATGCTGCTATTGACTTGGAAAAGGTTGATAAATTTAGAGTTGGTGTGATCTGGGGTGCAGGAATTGGCGGAATAGAGACTTTTCAGGAAGAAGTAATTGGTTATGCCAATGGAAATGGAACACCTCGTTTCAATCCTTTCTTTATCCCGAAAATGATCGCCGATATTGCTCCTGGTCATATTTCTATACGAAACGGTTTTATGGGACCTAACTATACCACAGTTTCTGCTTGTGCTTCTTCTGCAAATGCAATGATCGATGCGCTAAACTATATTCGTTTAGGCCATTGTGATATTATCATTACAGGAGGAAGTGAAGCTGCCGTTACTATAGCTGGTATGGGAGGATTTAATGCGATGCACGCTTTGTCTACAAGAAATGAAAGTCCAGAAACTGCTTCTAGACCATTTGACGCAACCAGAGATGGTTTCGTTTTGGGAGAAGGTAGTGGAGCTCTTATTCTTGAAGAATACGAACACGCAAAAGCACGAGGTGCTAAAATCTACGCCGAAGTCGTTGGTGGTGGGATGTCTAGTGATGCATATCACATGACAGCTCCGCATCCTGACGGAATAGGAGTAGAACGCGTGATGCTTAATTGTTTAAGAGATGCGGGTGTATCCCCAGAACAGGTAGATGCTATAAACACTCATGGAACATCCACTCCATTAGGAGATGTTGCAGAATTGAAAGCTATTACCAAGGTTTTTGGAGATCATGCACCTAACATCAATATCAATTCAACAAAATCTATGACAGGACACTTACTTGGTGCAGCCGGAGCTATAGAAGCTATTTCTTCTATTTTGGCTATGCAAAAAGGTATAGTGCCTCCTACTATCAATCACACTACTGTGGATGAAAATATAGATTCTTCATTGAATTTGACATTAAACAAAGCTCAAAAACGTGAAATCACATACGCAATGAGTAATACTTTTGGTTTCGGAGGTCATAATGCTTGTGTGTTATTTAAAAAACTGAACGAATAA
- the rnc gene encoding ribonuclease III, with translation MNVIRNILNSRSEKNGNFFSKIQKIVGFKPKNIKPYEKAFTHRSLNLKDKKGNAVNFERLEFLGDAMLSSVIAAHLFKEVPEGNEGYLTKMRAKVVSRKHLNELGKDLKLIELVRTNIPKSQFGINIHGNLFEALIGAIYLDRGFVYCERFIKEAVIDPYVDIESLEGQIISYKSLLIEWCQKEKKVFSYEVYEDTGKDEMKHFAVKLWIDDKVVAKARATSKKKAEEKASKRAYFAFQSKINI, from the coding sequence ATGAATGTTATTCGAAACATACTAAATTCCCGCTCTGAAAAGAACGGGAATTTTTTTTCTAAAATTCAGAAAATAGTCGGTTTTAAACCCAAAAACATTAAGCCTTACGAAAAAGCATTTACGCACAGGTCTTTAAATTTAAAAGACAAAAAAGGAAATGCTGTTAATTTTGAAAGGTTAGAGTTTCTAGGTGATGCTATGTTAAGTAGTGTTATTGCTGCACACTTATTTAAAGAAGTACCCGAAGGGAATGAAGGGTATTTGACCAAAATGAGAGCCAAAGTAGTGAGTAGAAAACATCTTAATGAGCTGGGAAAAGATCTTAAATTAATTGAATTGGTGAGAACCAATATTCCTAAGTCTCAATTTGGAATAAATATACATGGAAATCTTTTTGAAGCTCTTATAGGTGCCATATATCTGGATCGTGGTTTTGTATATTGCGAACGCTTTATAAAAGAAGCTGTAATCGATCCATATGTTGATATCGAAAGCCTAGAAGGACAAATCATTAGCTATAAAAGCTTATTGATAGAATGGTGTCAAAAAGAGAAAAAAGTATTTAGTTACGAAGTATATGAAGATACCGGTAAGGATGAAATGAAGCATTTTGCCGTAAAGCTTTGGATAGATGACAAAGTAGTTGCAAAAGCGAGAGCTACATCAAAAAAGAAAGCAGAAGAAAAAGCTTCAAAAAGAGCTTATTTTGCATTTCAATCTAAAATAAATATCTAA
- a CDS encoding IPExxxVDY family protein codes for MAVQRLVLDAFADDDHELIAIHCSLASYRLAFLLNKNLNLKLYRKKEDINFEYDDLSANFPLYQYDDHFQYSTYSLIGNKFQCQIKSENQISEGLFTTIENTHTTKYLIPELKNVDYFLKIETEASNFSSKSLLINMLTISQIITAYPLEYATLKSKNNLIFE; via the coding sequence GTGGCTGTTCAGCGGTTAGTATTAGATGCCTTTGCCGATGATGATCATGAACTCATTGCCATTCATTGTTCATTAGCTTCATATCGGTTAGCTTTTCTATTGAACAAAAATCTAAATCTAAAGCTCTATAGAAAAAAAGAAGATATCAATTTTGAGTATGATGATCTCTCTGCAAATTTTCCGCTGTACCAATATGATGATCATTTTCAATATAGCACATATAGCCTCATAGGGAATAAATTTCAATGCCAAATAAAATCAGAAAATCAGATTTCTGAAGGGCTATTTACTACTATTGAGAATACACATACCACAAAATATCTAATTCCAGAATTAAAAAATGTAGATTATTTTCTAAAAATTGAGACCGAAGCATCAAATTTTTCAAGTAAATCTTTACTTATAAACATGCTTACTATTTCACAAATTATAACAGCATATCCTTTAGAATATGCTACACTTAAATCAAAGAACAACTTAATATTCGAATAA
- the pyk gene encoding pyruvate kinase: MPKRKRTKIVATLGPATSSEEILKKMLEAGVNVFRINFSHADYSDVKERIKIIRKLSKEHGYNASILGDLQGPKLRVGVMKRDIIANDGDIINFVTGKPFEGNSKEVYMNYESFPKDVKAGERILLDDGKLIFEVISSNKKDTVKTKVIQGGPLKSKKGVNLPNTSISLPALTEKDIKDAIFACEQGVDWMALSFVRHAQDLMELQELIKEHSEHKIPIIAKIEKPEGVENIDKIVAYCDGLMVARGDLGVEIPAQEVPLIQKNLVLKAKTARIPVIIATQMMETMIDSLTPTRAEVNDVANSVMDGADAVMLSGETSVGKYPVQVIETMSKIIKSVENSELITVPQNPPHIRTNRFITKSICYHAAHMANDINAKAICTLTNSGYTAFQISAWRPDAHILVFTSNHRILSQLSLLWGVKAFYYDKFVSTDETVEDINKIALERKFVEQGDMLINLAAMPITAKGMVNTLRVSQV, from the coding sequence ATGCCAAAACGTAAAAGAACTAAAATAGTTGCTACTCTTGGACCCGCGACAAGTAGTGAAGAGATATTAAAAAAAATGCTGGAAGCGGGTGTAAATGTTTTCAGAATAAATTTCTCTCATGCTGATTATAGTGATGTCAAAGAACGTATAAAGATTATACGAAAACTAAGTAAAGAACACGGTTATAATGCATCTATACTTGGGGATTTACAAGGTCCTAAATTGCGCGTCGGTGTTATGAAAAGAGATATCATAGCAAATGATGGTGATATCATTAATTTTGTGACCGGAAAACCCTTTGAAGGCAACTCTAAAGAGGTTTATATGAACTATGAAAGTTTTCCAAAAGATGTAAAAGCAGGCGAGAGGATATTATTAGACGATGGTAAGTTAATTTTTGAAGTCATCTCTTCCAACAAAAAAGACACAGTTAAGACCAAAGTAATACAAGGAGGCCCTCTAAAGTCTAAAAAAGGAGTAAACCTTCCTAATACTAGTATTTCTTTACCAGCACTGACAGAAAAAGATATAAAAGATGCGATTTTTGCATGCGAACAAGGAGTGGATTGGATGGCCTTATCTTTTGTGCGTCATGCTCAGGATTTAATGGAATTACAAGAGTTGATAAAAGAACATAGTGAACACAAAATTCCAATTATTGCCAAAATAGAGAAGCCTGAAGGAGTAGAAAATATAGATAAGATCGTAGCCTATTGTGATGGATTGATGGTGGCAAGAGGAGATCTTGGAGTAGAAATCCCTGCTCAGGAAGTACCTTTAATTCAGAAAAACTTAGTTCTTAAAGCTAAAACTGCAAGAATACCTGTGATTATTGCTACACAGATGATGGAAACGATGATCGATAGCCTTACACCAACACGTGCCGAGGTAAACGATGTCGCTAATTCTGTAATGGATGGTGCTGATGCCGTTATGCTATCAGGAGAAACTTCTGTAGGAAAATATCCAGTACAGGTGATTGAAACGATGTCTAAAATTATTAAAAGCGTAGAGAATTCTGAATTAATAACGGTTCCTCAAAACCCTCCTCACATCAGAACCAATAGATTCATTACAAAATCTATTTGTTATCATGCAGCTCATATGGCTAATGATATAAATGCTAAAGCAATTTGTACTCTTACTAATAGTGGTTATACGGCATTTCAAATTTCTGCCTGGAGACCAGACGCCCATATTCTAGTATTTACCAGCAATCATAGAATCTTATCTCAACTTAGTCTTTTATGGGGAGTAAAAGCTTTTTATTATGACAAGTTCGTAAGCACAGATGAAACTGTAGAAGATATTAATAAAATTGCTTTAGAACGTAAATTTGTAGAACAGGGAGATATGTTAATTAATCTAGCAGCAATGCCTATCACCGCAAAAGGAATGGTAAACACCCTTAGAGTATCACAAGTCTAA
- a CDS encoding response regulator, translating into MSHKIGLACIIDDDNMYVNLVKRIVEAKNLCKNLMVFQNGKEALNYFEAILTNLDKKTIPEIIFLDLNMPVMDGWEFLDNFTKIKNKLEKTITLYIVSSSINPVDIEKAKSINTVKDYLVKPVTIEDLETIFLKQTS; encoded by the coding sequence ATGAGTCATAAAATTGGATTAGCGTGTATTATTGATGACGATAATATGTATGTAAATCTTGTAAAAAGGATTGTAGAAGCAAAAAATCTTTGTAAAAACTTAATGGTATTTCAGAATGGCAAAGAAGCTCTTAATTATTTTGAAGCTATTTTAACCAATTTGGATAAAAAGACAATCCCAGAAATAATATTTCTTGACTTAAATATGCCAGTAATGGATGGATGGGAGTTTTTGGATAATTTCACTAAAATTAAAAACAAACTCGAAAAAACAATTACACTATATATTGTAAGTTCTTCTATTAATCCTGTAGATATAGAAAAGGCCAAAAGCATCAATACTGTAAAGGATTATCTTGTAAAACCAGTTACTATAGAAGACTTAGAGACTATTTTTTTAAAGCAAACGTCATAA
- a CDS encoding PAS domain-containing sensor histidine kinase — MLQNELFNNVIQDFNAGYWELYDDPEREVWSEKFYDSLGYTKDELESKIDYFLEHLIHQDDVELFRDNFFSYRRNAVSFKQHIKILDKKGNYKLYRCATNDELPVNIKSKISLVFFIEIKLEPEQDITKDNFYYKETAQMTATGSWYVDFEERKSFWDFETRRILEYADDYIPSLKDSANYYAEDCRQQAADLFFNCAMVGTPFNTEIKMVTANNREFWVRAIGKPVYNENKEIIGIRGVFQDIDEIKRKELSLQKSIDIIASQNSRLFNFAHIVSHNLRSHTSNLSLLVQLIEDIDNPEEKIGLIKEIKQISYSLNTTIEHLNEIVAIHTNKGQEKSSVKFQDAFNLVTSGIGQMIAMSKTKIRTDFSKLNTINYIPAYLESILLNLITNAIKYKHPDRDPVVEIKSYSIGSKKYLKVTDNGKGIDMKLYRDKIFGMYKTFHYNKDAVGIGLFLTKNQIESLDGKITVESEVDKGTTFIIEF; from the coding sequence ATGCTTCAAAATGAACTTTTTAATAATGTAATTCAAGATTTCAATGCTGGATATTGGGAGTTATATGATGATCCAGAAAGAGAGGTTTGGTCAGAAAAGTTTTATGATAGTTTAGGATATACAAAAGATGAACTAGAGTCAAAAATAGATTATTTTTTAGAGCACTTGATACACCAGGACGATGTCGAGTTATTTAGAGATAATTTTTTTAGCTATCGACGTAATGCTGTAAGTTTTAAGCAACATATAAAAATCCTTGATAAAAAAGGAAATTATAAACTATATAGGTGTGCAACTAATGATGAATTACCGGTAAATATAAAATCTAAGATTAGCCTTGTTTTTTTTATTGAAATCAAGCTAGAGCCTGAGCAGGATATTACAAAAGATAATTTCTACTATAAAGAAACTGCTCAAATGACAGCTACGGGGAGTTGGTATGTAGATTTTGAGGAAAGGAAAAGTTTCTGGGATTTTGAAACCAGAAGAATTTTAGAATATGCCGACGACTATATTCCTTCCCTTAAGGATTCTGCCAATTACTATGCAGAGGATTGTAGGCAACAAGCAGCAGATTTATTTTTTAATTGTGCTATGGTAGGAACACCTTTTAATACTGAAATTAAAATGGTAACCGCTAACAATAGAGAATTTTGGGTACGAGCCATAGGAAAGCCGGTATATAATGAAAATAAAGAAATAATTGGAATTAGAGGTGTTTTTCAGGACATAGATGAAATCAAAAGGAAAGAATTAAGCCTACAAAAATCAATTGATATTATCGCATCTCAGAACTCTAGATTATTCAATTTTGCTCATATCGTATCTCATAACCTCAGGTCGCATACCAGTAATCTATCTTTATTAGTGCAATTGATTGAAGATATAGATAACCCCGAGGAAAAGATTGGATTGATCAAAGAAATTAAACAGATATCATATAGTCTAAATACAACCATTGAACACCTTAATGAAATTGTAGCGATACATACGAATAAGGGTCAGGAAAAAAGCTCGGTCAAATTTCAGGATGCTTTTAATTTGGTTACCAGTGGAATCGGGCAAATGATTGCTATGAGTAAGACTAAAATCAGGACAGATTTTAGTAAATTAAATACGATTAATTATATTCCTGCATATTTAGAAAGTATCCTTTTAAATTTAATAACGAACGCGATAAAATATAAACATCCTGATAGAGATCCGGTAGTAGAAATCAAAAGCTATTCTATAGGTAGTAAAAAGTATTTAAAAGTCACAGACAATGGTAAGGGAATTGATATGAAATTGTATAGGGATAAAATATTTGGGATGTATAAAACATTTCATTACAATAAGGATGCAGTGGGAATTGGGCTATTTCTAACAAAAAATCAGATAGAATCACTAGATGGAAAGATTACCGTAGAGAGCGAAGTAGATAAAGGGACAACTTTTATAATTGAATTTTAA
- a CDS encoding DUF2721 domain-containing protein, with translation MTLTMSIPALLFPAISLTMLAYNARYLAIAALIRQLHNEYLTSRSKNTVLQIKNLRKRLWLIRNMQAIAIISFLTSVITMFLLYVEKISLANVIFGISLFSLMISLFLSFIEVQISTKALAIRLDTIEENT, from the coding sequence ATGACACTAACCATGAGTATTCCTGCATTGTTGTTTCCAGCAATATCACTAACTATGCTGGCCTATAATGCAAGATATTTGGCAATTGCAGCATTAATACGACAATTGCATAATGAATATTTGACTTCTAGATCAAAAAACACCGTATTACAGATCAAAAATTTAAGAAAACGATTATGGTTGATTAGAAATATGCAAGCGATTGCTATTATTAGTTTTCTTACTAGTGTGATCACCATGTTTTTATTATATGTTGAAAAGATATCCTTGGCTAATGTGATATTTGGAATTAGTCTTTTTTCGCTTATGATTTCACTTTTTTTATCATTTATTGAAGTTCAGATTTCTACCAAAGCATTGGCGATTAGGCTTGATACAATCGAAGAAAATACCTAA
- a CDS encoding glycosyl hydrolase yields the protein MKKFTSSLFFLFLSFFLFSQQPATNTELVQNGLLKKKQMEKTSLVKQVPFKNIGPTVMSGRVVDVDVNPENTTEFYVGYASGGLWYTTNNGTTFEPVLDTAETINVGDIAVDWKNNTIWVGTGENNSSRSSYAGVGILKSTDKGKTWKNVGLPDSHHIGRIIINPNNPDEVVVGVTGHLYSSNEERGVYKTTDGGVTWKKTLFINDQTGIIDLAYAPDNFNIIYAAAWDKDRKAWNFDGSGLGSGIYKSTDAGMTWNKISIDGSGFPTGEGVGRIGLAVFNENTLYAVHDSQFRRDKSDTKKSSTGLTKEDFKIMLPEAFLKLENKKLNAFLKTNGFHEKYRADNIKQLVRSGTVKPIDLAKYLENANAILFDTPVIGAEVYRSDDGGKSWVKTHKDYIDDLFYSYGYYFAQIQVSPVNKDHIYISGVPILKSKDAGKTFTNINRKNVHADHHSLWINPKNPMHLVNGNDGGLNISYDDGENWIKANQPSVGQFYAINIDHEKPYNVYGGLQDNGVWVGAHNAKEDESWHQSGHYPWESIMGGDGMQVQIDDRDANIVYTGFQFGNYFRINRVENKQTYIQPKHELGESPYRFNWQTPILLSSHNQDILYLGGNKLMRSMNQGDEWTAISNDLTNGGKKGNVAYGTLTAIAESIFQFGLIYTGSDDGLVYITKNSGGNWNKISDSFPKDLWVSRVIASSHKKERVYVTLNGYRWDDFKPYVYVSENYGQSWKNIGNDLPVSAINVIKEDPKNENVVYIGTDNGAYVSLDRGANWQAFSNGLPNVAVHDIVIQPEANDLLLGTHGRSIYKTNIKAIQLLDNEIMNKELHVFDISEMKWSDRWGVSWSKWVTPYEPTMTIKFYSGKSGDFAIKIITEEGKILQEFSTKADKGLNHVEYDLTITEKGKNILEKEFPDEEVSKRKNGKYYLPTGRYSIEISADKQMEKVNFELN from the coding sequence ATGAAAAAATTTACTTCATCATTATTTTTCCTATTTCTTTCTTTTTTTCTTTTTTCTCAACAACCAGCTACTAATACAGAATTGGTTCAAAATGGATTGTTGAAGAAAAAGCAAATGGAAAAAACCTCATTGGTGAAACAGGTACCTTTTAAAAATATAGGTCCGACCGTAATGAGTGGCCGTGTTGTAGATGTAGATGTAAATCCAGAAAATACTACAGAGTTTTATGTAGGATATGCTTCGGGAGGATTGTGGTATACAACCAATAACGGAACTACTTTTGAACCTGTTCTGGATACAGCAGAGACAATTAATGTTGGTGATATTGCAGTAGACTGGAAAAACAATACCATTTGGGTAGGAACTGGTGAGAATAATTCGTCTAGGTCTTCCTATGCAGGAGTGGGAATCCTAAAATCTACAGATAAAGGCAAAACCTGGAAAAATGTTGGGCTACCTGATTCACATCATATCGGTAGGATTATTATTAATCCTAATAATCCAGATGAGGTAGTAGTGGGAGTAACCGGACACTTATATTCTTCTAATGAAGAACGGGGAGTTTATAAAACCACAGATGGAGGAGTTACCTGGAAAAAAACATTGTTTATAAACGACCAAACAGGTATTATTGACCTGGCATATGCACCAGATAACTTTAATATTATATATGCTGCTGCTTGGGATAAAGACCGAAAAGCTTGGAACTTTGATGGGAGTGGATTGGGATCCGGGATTTATAAAAGTACCGATGCAGGAATGACCTGGAATAAAATTTCTATAGATGGAAGTGGTTTCCCTACAGGAGAAGGAGTAGGTAGAATTGGACTTGCTGTTTTTAATGAAAATACACTATATGCTGTACATGATAGTCAATTTAGAAGAGATAAAAGCGATACTAAAAAAAGTAGTACAGGATTAACAAAGGAAGATTTTAAAATCATGTTACCGGAAGCATTTTTAAAACTGGAAAACAAAAAATTAAATGCTTTTTTGAAAACAAACGGGTTTCATGAAAAATATAGAGCAGATAACATAAAGCAACTGGTGCGAAGTGGTACAGTAAAGCCAATAGATCTTGCTAAATATCTCGAAAATGCTAATGCTATATTGTTTGATACTCCGGTTATTGGAGCAGAGGTTTATAGAAGTGATGATGGTGGGAAATCCTGGGTAAAAACCCATAAAGACTATATTGATGATTTATTTTATAGTTATGGATATTATTTTGCTCAGATACAGGTAAGTCCTGTTAATAAAGATCATATATATATATCTGGAGTACCTATTTTGAAATCTAAAGATGCTGGGAAAACATTTACCAATATTAATAGAAAAAATGTTCATGCAGATCATCATTCGTTGTGGATCAATCCTAAAAACCCAATGCATCTTGTTAATGGTAATGATGGAGGACTAAACATCTCTTATGATGATGGAGAAAACTGGATAAAAGCAAATCAACCTAGTGTAGGGCAATTTTATGCGATTAATATTGATCATGAGAAACCTTATAATGTATATGGTGGATTACAGGACAATGGGGTTTGGGTAGGAGCCCATAATGCCAAAGAAGATGAATCGTGGCATCAAAGTGGTCATTACCCTTGGGAAAGCATTATGGGAGGTGACGGTATGCAGGTGCAGATTGATGACCGGGATGCAAATATTGTATATACAGGATTTCAGTTTGGAAACTATTTCAGAATAAACCGCGTAGAAAACAAACAAACTTATATTCAACCTAAGCACGAATTGGGCGAATCTCCTTATCGATTCAATTGGCAAACACCAATCTTATTATCATCACACAATCAGGATATTTTATATTTGGGAGGAAATAAATTAATGAGATCTATGAATCAAGGGGATGAGTGGACTGCGATATCTAATGATCTAACTAATGGCGGTAAAAAAGGTAATGTAGCTTATGGAACATTAACTGCTATTGCCGAGTCTATATTTCAGTTTGGATTGATTTATACAGGTAGTGATGATGGTTTGGTGTATATAACCAAAAATTCTGGTGGAAACTGGAACAAGATTTCGGATTCTTTTCCTAAAGATCTTTGGGTGTCAAGAGTAATTGCATCTTCACATAAAAAAGAAAGAGTATATGTTACATTAAATGGATATCGATGGGATGATTTTAAACCTTATGTTTATGTAAGTGAAAATTATGGACAGAGTTGGAAAAATATAGGAAACGATTTACCTGTATCTGCAATAAATGTGATTAAAGAAGATCCTAAAAATGAAAACGTAGTATATATAGGAACAGATAATGGTGCTTATGTTTCATTGGATAGAGGAGCGAACTGGCAAGCTTTTTCAAATGGATTACCTAATGTGGCAGTGCATGATATTGTTATTCAACCAGAAGCTAATGATTTGCTGTTAGGAACACATGGTAGAAGCATATACAAAACAAATATAAAGGCAATACAGCTTCTGGATAATGAAATCATGAATAAAGAACTTCATGTTTTTGATATATCTGAAATGAAATGGTCAGATCGTTGGGGTGTTTCATGGAGCAAATGGGTTACACCATACGAACCAACAATGACCATCAAATTTTATTCTGGAAAATCAGGAGATTTTGCTATTAAAATTATTACCGAAGAAGGGAAAATACTTCAGGAATTTTCTACAAAAGCTGATAAGGGGCTTAACCATGTAGAATATGACCTTACAATCACAGAAAAAGGAAAAAATATATTAGAAAAAGAATTTCCTGATGAAGAAGTTTCCAAAAGAAAAAATGGGAAATATTACCTTCCGACAGGAAGATATTCGATAGAAATTTCTGCTGATAAGCAAATGGAAAAAGTAAATTTCGAACTAAATTAA
- a CDS encoding aminopeptidase P family protein, which yields MKYHQIDRNLFIKNRKNFTAQMKPNSIAVFNSNDIYPISADSTMPFEQHRDIFYLSGVDQEESVLLLFPDAPKEKHREILFLKETNEHIAVWEGEKLTKERALEVSGIKTVYWLTDLEKIFFEIMTQCETVYVNTNEHYRATVETETREDRFTKWWKAKYPAHSVAKSNPILQRLRAVKDAIEIDLMQTACNITEKGFRRLLSFVKPDVWEYNIEAELLHEFINNRSKGFAYTPIIASGNNANVLHYIENNQQCKAGDLILMDVAAEYANYSSDLSRTIPVSGRYTKRQRDVYDAVLRVKNEATKMLVPGTIWADYHIEVGKIMTSELLKLGLIDKADVQNEDPEWPAYKKYFMHGTSHHIGLDTHDYGILTEPMKANMVFTVEPGIYIPDEGYGIRIEDDVVIQEKGEPFNLMANIPIEAEEIEELMNK from the coding sequence ATGAAATATCACCAAATCGATAGAAACCTCTTCATTAAAAATCGTAAAAACTTTACAGCACAAATGAAACCCAATAGCATTGCTGTATTTAATAGCAATGATATATATCCAATTAGTGCTGATAGTACTATGCCTTTTGAGCAACATAGAGATATTTTTTACCTAAGTGGTGTTGACCAGGAAGAAAGTGTATTATTGCTTTTTCCTGATGCTCCTAAAGAAAAGCATCGTGAAATTTTATTTCTAAAAGAAACCAATGAGCATATTGCTGTTTGGGAAGGAGAAAAATTAACAAAAGAACGTGCTCTTGAAGTTTCAGGAATTAAAACAGTGTATTGGCTTACTGATCTGGAAAAGATTTTTTTTGAGATAATGACCCAATGTGAAACGGTATATGTAAACACCAATGAGCATTATAGAGCAACTGTCGAAACAGAAACCAGAGAAGATCGTTTTACCAAATGGTGGAAAGCTAAATACCCTGCACACAGCGTAGCAAAAAGTAATCCTATTTTACAACGATTACGTGCAGTAAAAGATGCTATCGAAATCGATTTGATGCAAACAGCTTGTAATATTACCGAAAAAGGGTTTCGCAGACTTTTAAGTTTTGTAAAACCTGATGTTTGGGAGTATAATATTGAAGCAGAATTATTGCATGAATTTATCAATAATAGATCTAAAGGTTTTGCCTATACTCCTATCATCGCAAGTGGAAATAATGCTAATGTCCTTCATTACATTGAAAACAATCAACAGTGTAAAGCTGGGGATCTAATCCTTATGGATGTTGCTGCAGAATATGCTAATTACTCTAGTGATTTGTCTCGTACTATTCCTGTATCAGGAAGATATACTAAACGTCAACGGGATGTTTATGATGCTGTACTTCGAGTTAAAAATGAAGCTACCAAAATGTTGGTTCCGGGAACTATCTGGGCCGATTATCATATTGAAGTTGGTAAAATTATGACCTCAGAGCTTTTAAAATTAGGGCTTATAGATAAGGCTGATGTACAAAATGAAGATCCAGAATGGCCAGCATACAAAAAGTACTTTATGCATGGTACTTCTCACCACATTGGATTAGATACTCATGATTATGGTATTCTTACTGAACCCATGAAAGCTAATATGGTATTTACTGTTGAACCAGGGATTTATATTCCTGATGAAGGTTATGGAATTCGTATTGAGGATGATGTAGTGATCCAGGAAAAAGGAGAACCTTTTAACCTCATGGCTAATATCCCTATTGAAGCTGAAGAAATTGAAGAATTAATGAATAAATAA